A window of Desulfobulbaceae bacterium genomic DNA:
GCAAATCCGGTCTCTTTGCCAAGGATGTCATTGACAACGATCATGTCTAAGTTTTTTTCTCTGAGTTTGCGTAGGCCTTCTTCCTGATGGTTTTTGCTTTCAGCTGCAAAACCGACCAGAAAATAATGATTAGCAGCCTTGGCCTCACCAAGCTCTTTTAAAATATCGGTGTTGGCAGATAGTTTATAAACAAGATTCTTAGCACCTTTTTTAAGTTTATGTTTGGCTTTTGATGCAGGACGATAGTCAGAAACGGCAGCTGATTTAATGATAATTGAGGCTGATTTGTAATGGCTCTTTACAGCGGTCAACATCTCTTTGGCAGATGAAACGTGCTGGGTGTTAACGCCTGCAATGTCTTCTAAGTGGGTAGGGCCTGTGATAAGCGTGACCTCAGCGCCCCGTTGATGTGCGGCGCGGGCCAGGGCAAAACCCATCTTGCCGGTAGAGCGGTTGCTGATGAAACGGACAGGGTCGAACTCTTCCTGAGTTGGTCCTGCTGTGATTAACAGGCGTTGGCCCTTTAGGTCCTGTTGGCTGAAGATCGAGAAGATAGCATCTTGAGCCAGGGGCCACTCTGGTAGGCGGCCAGGTCCTTCATCACCACAGGCCATGGTGCCTGACTCCGGTAAAATGACATGGTAGTTTAAGCTCTTCAGAAGCTTGATATTAGCTTGAGTCGCCCCGTGCAGGTACATATTGCTGTTCATCGCCGGGAATATAAGGACAGGGCATGTTGCCGCAAGAGTTATCGTTGATAGAAGATCATCGGCGAAACCATTGGCTAGTTTGGCAAGGGTGTTGGCTGTTGCCGGGGCGATGATAATCAGGTCGGATTGTTTGGCGAGAGAAATGTGCGGGATATGTTCTGCGTCTGCCGGATCAAAAATATCCATATAAACTTTTTTGCCGGACAGAGCTGCAAAGGTCAGCGGTGTAACGAATTTTGCGGCCGACTGGGTCATGACAACCGTAACGTCGGCCCCAAGTTTGGTAAGCTGCCGAACCCAGTCGGCTACTTTGTAGGCAGCAATACCACCGGTAACCCCTAGTATGATTTTTTTCCCGGCTAGATTCATGCTTTTGCTGAGTTCATAGTGTCGGAATTTCAATATATGGAGAAAAATCCCCCTGAATCCCCCTTTTTAAAGGGGGACTCAGGGGGATTTAATGAATGTTGAAAATTGCTCACATGGGTCGTTTTTTTTCATTATAATAGCTAAAGCCCGCCCATAGTGCGCTGAGTTCATTAATTAAGGCCCTGTGCATCCTCAGTTATATAGACATTTACCTGTGTGCGAGTGCCATACTCTCCGGGCTGAATGGTGATCATGCAGTTTTTGTTGGGCTTGGTAAAGGCAAGAAGAACATTGCCGGAGCGAATCTCTCCGTTAATTCGCCAGCCGTTTTTCTGCATGGAGTTGACGAAGAAATCGGTAAGGGAACCTGCCTCGACATAGCCGGTAAGATTGACAATGCCGCCATTAAACGATGAAGTTTTAATGAACAGGGTTTTGTCCATCTCCATGCGCAGTTCACCTGGCACCTCAAAGTCGCCAAAACTGGTTGGGAAATAGGGCTCGTTTGCATGTGTTTTTGAAGATGATTTAGGTGCGTCGGATTTTTTGTTCAGGGCGACACAGCCAGTCAGCACAAAGAAAATAAGTGAAACGATAAGGGCGATTTGAAATTTGTTTTTTAACCTTTTTGACATTTTTTTGTCCTCCTATAATTCTTTAATTAGAAACTCTTCAATTGTTTTTCGAGTTGAAGATTGTTAACAATTTATATACTGTCCTTCAAGTTGAAAATCTAGTAATATCTTGTTTTATTTAGGAAAAGCAAATGCTGAACGTTTAAGTTCACAGTATGGGAATCTCCAATTTTGCAGAAAGGGAAAAATCCCCCTGAATCCCCCTTCGAAGTCTCCTGCGTCGCTTATCTGAAAAGGGGGACCGAGGGGGATTTTAATGAAGGTTTGAAATTGCTCAAATGTGTCGCTCATTTAATAATGAGCTAAATCCCGAACATAGTGCGCTAAGTTCTCTTATTTTTCCTCGAGGTCGATCAGGGTGTCTAAAAAGAAAAAACCCCCACTTCCAGAGCTGTCAGATGATACCTATGTTATCGACTCTCATTGCCATCTTGATATGGAAAGTTACTCCTTAGATTGCCTTGATGTCGTTGAACGCTCTCACAGGGCTGGCGTTAAATATGTGATGACGATCGGCATTGACTTGAAAAGCTCTCAGGCCGCCGTGGCTATTGCGGACAACTATCCAAATATCTACTGTGCTATCGGTGTTCATCCGCATCATTGTGCTGAAACTGGTCCAAATGATTATGATGCACTTGCAGAACTTGCCAAGCATCCCAAGGTGAAGGCCTATGGTGAGATTGGTCTTGACTATGTGAAGAACTATGCCCCTGTGGCGGCTCAAATAGATTGTTTCAAGCGTCAGGTACTATTGGCCAAAAAACTGAAACTGCCTTTGATCATTCATGATAGAGAGGCCCATGACGATGTCATGGATATTCTTAACGAGGCGGCGCCGTTTCCGGCCGGTGGAGTCATGCACTGCTACTCTGGCGACAAAGAGTTGGCAAAAGAGGTGATAGCTCTTGGCTTTTATCTTTCAATTCCAGGGGTAGTAACCTATGACAAGGCGATAACCATCCATGAAGCTGTAGCTGAGATACCTTTGGAGTCAATGCTTATCGAGACTGACGGGCCGTTTTTGTCGCCGGTGCCATTTCGCGGAAAACGAAATGAGCCCGGCTATCTGCTGTATACTGCCCAGAAAATTGCCGAAATTAAAAGGGTGAGCATCGATACGGTTGCTCGACAAACTTCAAGAAATTCATGCAGGTTATTTGGCCTTCAGGAGTAACTGTTTTGATAAAAGAAAACCTTCAGGAAATTTATCAACAGATGGCTGCAGCCGCAATTCGTTCCGGCCGTAGACCGGAAGATGTGAAACTTGTGGCGGTCAGTAAGCGTAAGCCCATTGCCGCGATCAAGTGCGCCCTGGAGGCCGGACAGCACAGTTTTGGAGAAAATTATCTTCAGGATGCAATTGAAAAAATTACCGAAATTCCCCAGGCAAGGTGGCATTTTATCGGGCGCATTCAGTCAAATAAGACAAAGTTGATTGCCCAGCATTTCAATGTAGTGGAAACCGTTGATCGCCTGAAAATTGCCGAGGCGCTCGAGAAGCATTTAGCCACCCTGGGCAAGAGT
This region includes:
- the coaBC gene encoding bifunctional phosphopantothenoylcysteine decarboxylase/phosphopantothenate--cysteine ligase CoaBC, whose product is MNLAGKKIILGVTGGIAAYKVADWVRQLTKLGADVTVVMTQSAAKFVTPLTFAALSGKKVYMDIFDPADAEHIPHISLAKQSDLIIIAPATANTLAKLANGFADDLLSTITLAATCPVLIFPAMNSNMYLHGATQANIKLLKSLNYHVILPESGTMACGDEGPGRLPEWPLAQDAIFSIFSQQDLKGQRLLITAGPTQEEFDPVRFISNRSTGKMGFALARAAHQRGAEVTLITGPTHLEDIAGVNTQHVSSAKEMLTAVKSHYKSASIIIKSAAVSDYRPASKAKHKLKKGAKNLVYKLSANTDILKELGEAKAANHYFLVGFAAESKNHQEEGLRKLREKNLDMIVVNDILGKETGFAAETNKVLILDKQGNSHNLPLLSKDDTAHQIFDLIIQSINHNNH
- a CDS encoding YggS family pyridoxal phosphate-dependent enzyme, translated to MIKENLQEIYQQMAAAAIRSGRRPEDVKLVAVSKRKPIAAIKCALEAGQHSFGENYLQDAIEKITEIPQARWHFIGRIQSNKTKLIAQHFNVVETVDRLKIAEALEKHLATLGKSLDAYVQVNIGDEDQKAGVSVEELEGLVRVFNSFSHLKLIGLMGLPPFNEEPEATRKHFRQLRRLAQSLEDKKIVDHPLGLSMGMSADFEVAIEEGATLVRVGTAIFGDRE
- a CDS encoding TatD family hydrolase gives rise to the protein MESYSLDCLDVVERSHRAGVKYVMTIGIDLKSSQAAVAIADNYPNIYCAIGVHPHHCAETGPNDYDALAELAKHPKVKAYGEIGLDYVKNYAPVAAQIDCFKRQVLLAKKLKLPLIIHDREAHDDVMDILNEAAPFPAGGVMHCYSGDKELAKEVIALGFYLSIPGVVTYDKAITIHEAVAEIPLESMLIETDGPFLSPVPFRGKRNEPGYLLYTAQKIAEIKRVSIDTVARQTSRNSCRLFGLQE